From Spirosoma aerolatum, one genomic window encodes:
- a CDS encoding PAS domain S-box protein, translating into MEYSQLLVRQINRYLPLELQQRPEMAKFLESVQHSYLAYERDRELTERAFAISEKDYIELHTRLKRELEVKKLSVQKLEEAVNTISGSEIQTDSNDLLAIARLLHQQINKRKNAEKIFTSLITNMENGVLVEDENRAVVFTNQVFCDLFAIPASPESLQGVDCTNAAEASKHLFKDPDWFVHRINTILAEKKLVRGEILELANGSIYQRDYIPIFLEENYKGHLWSYTNITEQKKSRDALEQSELKSRLIMNGALDAIITIDIEGVITFWNPQAEKIFGWTSQEVLGQKLADLIIPAVHRSGHERGLQDYVKTKRGVVLGKQLELSAINRSQKTFPIELYIIPLKQGDDEFFCSFIRDISERKKNESELEKLSLVASANKNGIIFVGLDNKIFWSNDGFQKLTQCGVDQVVGKSLLELCRGPHTDTTDQAFMDKAFKNGESFSHEGVYYRQDKSWFWARISGQPITDREQTITHYFLMVEDISQEKIVQRQLKEYEEKLRMALTNVGDNYWEHDFRTQKTYFSNPTNKLLGFPIDQSTDLASLWWRQVHPTDRHLLEGNDRQYRAGVLTRHSIEYRVIHKDGSINWVLDRGVVIEQDDAGKPLKIIGTHIDITHQKELEIALKRAKEVAEESTRSKELFLANMSHEIRTPMNAIMGMSNQLKKTPLTDQQLFYLNTIQSASDNLLVIIDDILDLSKIEAGKLTIEQIGFEPHQVIKKVMQIMSHRAEEKGLLFTNSFFDDRIAPVLIGDPYRLTQIFLNLISNAIKFTDKGGVDIRCQVIDGEDTQQTIRATVQDTGVGMDEEFVQTIFQTFSQEDASISRRFGGTGLGMSICKNLVELMGGQIRVESQKEAGTCVTFTIPFRKGESWHLPQKQQEQINTDLLSGSQILVVDDNEMNRLVAATILKNYGAVIGEARQGLEAIEKLEQQPYDLVLMDVQMPVMDGLEATREIRATLENQLPIIALTALAIPGDREKFLKAGMNDYLAKPFDESSLLTVVTKWLGKDEYIPTPHAKAQKQDSLFDLAELRSIAQGDEEFVLEMVTMFIDLAPAGLEEIKTAYQANDFKKVGQVAHRLHPSVATLGIHSITDVLKDMDKNAETYQASLQLENLITKLDEVITEVVSQLVTHVGLRS; encoded by the coding sequence ATGGAGTATTCTCAGTTGCTTGTACGTCAGATTAACCGCTATTTACCCCTGGAGCTTCAGCAGCGGCCCGAGATGGCCAAATTCCTGGAGTCTGTTCAGCATTCATACCTTGCCTATGAACGGGACCGTGAATTAACCGAACGAGCCTTTGCTATTAGTGAAAAAGACTATATTGAGCTACACACCCGATTAAAACGTGAGCTGGAAGTAAAGAAACTTTCCGTTCAAAAGCTGGAAGAAGCTGTTAACACGATCAGTGGATCGGAAATCCAGACAGACTCCAACGATTTATTGGCAATAGCCCGGTTGCTTCATCAGCAAATCAACAAACGAAAAAATGCCGAGAAGATATTCACCTCCCTGATCACCAATATGGAGAATGGGGTTCTGGTAGAGGACGAAAATCGGGCTGTTGTCTTTACCAACCAGGTTTTTTGCGATTTATTTGCCATACCTGCATCGCCCGAGTCGCTCCAGGGCGTCGACTGTACCAATGCAGCCGAAGCGTCTAAACACCTGTTCAAAGACCCCGATTGGTTTGTTCATCGTATTAATACCATTCTGGCTGAGAAAAAGCTGGTTCGGGGCGAAATTCTGGAACTGGCAAATGGTAGTATTTACCAACGAGATTATATCCCCATATTTCTTGAAGAAAATTACAAAGGCCATCTCTGGAGTTATACCAACATAACCGAACAGAAGAAGAGCCGTGATGCCCTTGAGCAGAGTGAGTTGAAAAGCCGCCTGATTATGAATGGGGCTTTAGACGCTATAATTACGATTGACATTGAAGGAGTTATTACATTCTGGAATCCCCAGGCCGAAAAAATATTTGGATGGACAAGCCAGGAGGTACTTGGCCAGAAATTAGCCGACCTCATTATTCCGGCTGTCCATCGGAGTGGTCATGAACGGGGTTTACAAGACTATGTAAAAACGAAGAGAGGTGTTGTGCTGGGCAAACAACTAGAGCTATCGGCCATAAATCGTAGCCAAAAAACATTTCCTATTGAGTTATACATCATTCCCTTAAAGCAGGGGGATGATGAATTCTTCTGTTCGTTTATCCGGGACATATCTGAACGTAAAAAGAATGAATCCGAGCTGGAAAAACTATCGCTCGTGGCCAGTGCCAATAAAAACGGGATCATCTTCGTCGGCCTGGACAATAAAATTTTCTGGTCGAACGATGGCTTTCAAAAGCTCACTCAATGTGGTGTTGATCAGGTTGTAGGTAAGTCCCTGCTTGAGTTGTGCCGGGGGCCTCATACGGATACCACGGATCAGGCTTTTATGGACAAAGCGTTTAAAAACGGAGAAAGCTTTAGCCATGAAGGGGTTTATTACAGGCAGGATAAAAGCTGGTTTTGGGCGCGCATAAGTGGTCAACCCATTACCGACAGAGAGCAGACAATTACGCATTATTTTTTAATGGTGGAAGACATTTCCCAGGAAAAAATTGTGCAGCGACAGCTCAAAGAATATGAAGAAAAGTTGCGGATGGCGTTAACAAACGTTGGCGATAATTATTGGGAGCATGATTTTCGCACCCAGAAAACCTACTTTTCCAATCCAACGAACAAGTTATTAGGCTTTCCAATCGACCAGTCAACCGATCTCGCCAGTTTATGGTGGCGTCAGGTTCATCCGACCGATCGGCATTTACTGGAAGGAAATGACCGACAGTATAGAGCAGGCGTATTGACCCGCCATTCGATTGAATACCGGGTCATTCATAAAGACGGATCAATTAATTGGGTACTGGATCGGGGCGTAGTCATAGAGCAGGATGACGCCGGAAAACCGTTAAAAATCATTGGTACGCACATTGATATTACTCATCAGAAAGAGTTGGAAATCGCGCTCAAACGCGCCAAGGAAGTTGCCGAAGAATCAACTCGCTCAAAAGAACTGTTTCTGGCCAACATGAGCCATGAAATCAGAACACCCATGAACGCCATTATGGGAATGAGCAATCAACTCAAAAAGACCCCGCTAACCGATCAGCAGCTATTTTATCTTAACACGATCCAATCGGCTTCTGATAACCTTCTGGTTATCATCGACGATATCCTCGATCTATCAAAAATCGAAGCCGGTAAACTGACCATCGAACAGATTGGCTTTGAGCCTCATCAGGTTATTAAGAAGGTGATGCAAATTATGAGTCACCGGGCCGAAGAAAAAGGATTGTTATTTACGAATTCATTTTTCGATGACCGAATTGCACCCGTTTTAATAGGCGACCCTTACCGGCTAACACAAATATTTCTTAACCTGATTTCGAACGCGATTAAGTTTACAGATAAAGGTGGGGTCGATATACGGTGTCAGGTTATTGATGGAGAGGATACACAGCAAACCATTCGGGCAACAGTACAGGATACCGGTGTTGGTATGGATGAAGAGTTTGTCCAAACGATTTTCCAAACCTTCAGCCAGGAGGACGCTTCAATCAGCCGCCGTTTTGGCGGGACGGGACTCGGTATGAGTATCTGCAAGAATCTGGTTGAACTAATGGGGGGGCAGATACGGGTAGAAAGCCAAAAAGAAGCAGGTACCTGTGTGACATTTACTATTCCTTTTCGGAAAGGCGAATCCTGGCATTTGCCGCAAAAACAGCAGGAACAAATCAATACCGATTTGCTTTCGGGAAGTCAGATTCTGGTGGTGGACGATAACGAAATGAACCGGCTAGTGGCAGCTACCATCCTCAAAAATTATGGGGCCGTGATAGGGGAGGCACGGCAAGGGCTCGAAGCGATTGAAAAACTCGAACAGCAGCCTTACGACCTTGTTTTGATGGATGTTCAGATGCCGGTTATGGATGGCCTGGAAGCCACCCGCGAGATTCGGGCAACCTTAGAGAACCAATTGCCAATTATTGCTTTGACAGCCCTGGCCATACCGGGCGACCGCGAAAAGTTTCTGAAGGCTGGTATGAACGATTATCTGGCCAAACCGTTCGATGAGTCAAGTCTGCTGACTGTCGTAACAAAATGGTTGGGGAAAGACGAGTACATCCCGACGCCCCATGCCAAAGCTCAAAAGCAGGATAGCTTATTTGACCTGGCAGAACTGCGATCCATTGCTCAGGGCGATGAAGAATTTGTTTTGGAAATGGTTACCATGTTTATTGATCTGGCACCTGCAGGGCTGGAAGAGATTAAAACAGCGTATCAGGCAAACGACTTCAAAAAAGTTGGCCAGGTTGCTCATCGGTTGCACCCTTCGGTGGCGACACTTGGCATTCATTCTATAACCGATGTGCTGAAAGACATGGATAAAAATGCGGAAACCTACCAGGCTTCTTTACAATTGGAAAACTTAATTACAAAACTGGACGAAGTGATTACGGAGGTTGTGAGTCAGTTAGTAACGCATGTGGGCTTACGTTCCTGA
- a CDS encoding PLP-dependent cysteine synthase family protein, protein MITSSEMTIKPAIQEKFEHLWHLVGNTPMLELFYTYQGQPRSLYVKCEHYNLTGSMKDRMALHVLHQAYRQGHIQPGDRIIEATSGSSGIAFSAVGRALGHPVTIIMPAGISQERIDIIRSLGADIILFTKEEGGFLGAIRRSEEMAAADSHVFLPRQFANQYNAEAHRLTTGKEIWLQLQGVDITPDAFVAGVGTGGTVMGVGRYLKSRKPDIRVHPLEPAESPTLSVGHKTGSHRIQGFFDEFIPDILKLNELDPVVQASDGDSILVAQKLALQLGVAVGISSGANLIGAINLQAEMGSEARVVTILCDSNKKYLSTDLVKEEPIKPGYIAPYIEFTDYRPISRLLVGRPGIF, encoded by the coding sequence ATGATTACTTCCTCCGAAATGACGATTAAGCCGGCCATTCAGGAAAAGTTCGAGCACCTCTGGCATCTGGTGGGTAACACGCCCATGCTGGAGCTTTTTTATACCTACCAAGGCCAGCCCCGTTCCCTCTACGTGAAATGCGAGCATTACAACCTGACCGGTAGCATGAAAGACCGTATGGCCTTGCACGTATTGCATCAGGCGTATCGTCAGGGGCATATCCAACCCGGCGACCGGATTATTGAAGCCACCAGCGGTAGTTCGGGCATTGCGTTTTCGGCCGTTGGGCGGGCGCTGGGGCACCCGGTTACCATCATCATGCCTGCCGGTATCAGTCAGGAACGCATCGATATTATCCGAAGTCTGGGTGCCGATATTATTCTGTTTACAAAAGAAGAGGGTGGTTTTCTGGGCGCTATCCGACGATCGGAAGAAATGGCAGCTGCCGACTCGCATGTATTTTTGCCCCGTCAGTTTGCCAATCAATACAATGCTGAAGCCCACCGGCTCACTACGGGTAAAGAAATCTGGCTCCAGCTTCAGGGAGTCGATATTACGCCCGATGCCTTTGTGGCTGGCGTCGGAACGGGTGGCACGGTCATGGGTGTAGGGCGGTATCTGAAGTCGCGCAAACCCGATATTCGCGTCCACCCACTCGAACCAGCCGAATCGCCCACGTTATCGGTCGGGCACAAAACCGGCTCACACCGTATTCAGGGCTTTTTCGATGAATTTATTCCCGACATCCTGAAGCTAAACGAACTTGACCCAGTAGTTCAGGCCAGCGACGGCGACTCGATTCTGGTAGCCCAAAAATTAGCCTTACAGTTGGGCGTGGCCGTCGGGATTTCGTCGGGAGCCAATCTGATTGGAGCCATCAATTTACAGGCCGAGATGGGCTCCGAAGCACGGGTTGTCACGATCCTCTGCGACAGCAATAAGAAATACCTAAGCACCGATCTGGTCAAAGAAGAACCCATTAAGCCGGGTTATATAGCCCCCTATATCGAATTTACTGACTACCGCCCAATCAGCCGCTTGCTAGTCGGCCGTCCGGGTATATTCTGA
- a CDS encoding c-type cytochrome produces MKKILTTLFSLGLFSVAVAQESPKEEDFFRILKVSAPEGTLLEVGGLTTLPDGNIGVATRRGDVWIIENPTSRKPFFRKFASGLHEILGLTYKDGALYCAQRGELTKMIDSNKDGKADIFETVYAWPLSGHYHEYSFGPKIAPDGQFFVTGNVAFGDEEWWRGESRVPWRGWTMKISENGTMQPWATGMRSPCGLGIFDGELFYADNQGDWMGSGGVVHVKKGAFVGHPAGLRWSSMANSPVKLTTEQFDAKIDERKRRDENGRAIKPENVVNETPNLLYQMKEKFPSADIQTPAVWLPHGILGISNSEILEIPQGTFGPFSGQLLVGDQGMSKISRIFMEKVNGEYQGGAIEFRNGFRSGVLRMAFAKDGSLFVGETNRGWGSAGDANEGLQRLVWNGAIPFEMRTVKAMPDGFEVEFTKPVDRKTAEDLASYRVESFLYKYHPVYGSPTINKEALPIKGVKVSADGLKARLIVGDLRRYYIHQLTLDGVRGAEGSYSLVHPIAYYTLNNIPDGEKLAMSEVSTKNSAAAPATAPAPAPATTTPAAGKKAPAKATTGGKPKLVEGQAVTMAKAPTYEEVKGLLTRHTCVACHQANKRQVGPAFADVAKRKYTNDQIVELIYNPKPHNWPDYATEMPPMPQVPKADALKIAAWINSLAPAAGSTSAGEPKP; encoded by the coding sequence ATGAAAAAGATACTGACAACCCTCTTTTCCCTAGGCCTCTTTTCGGTGGCGGTGGCGCAGGAATCGCCCAAGGAAGAGGACTTTTTTAGAATTCTGAAAGTTAGTGCTCCCGAAGGCACGCTGCTCGAAGTGGGTGGCCTGACTACCTTACCCGATGGCAATATTGGGGTAGCTACCCGCCGGGGTGATGTCTGGATCATTGAAAATCCGACCAGCCGAAAGCCTTTTTTCCGCAAGTTCGCTTCAGGTCTGCACGAAATATTGGGACTGACCTACAAGGATGGGGCACTCTATTGTGCACAGCGGGGCGAACTCACCAAAATGATCGACTCAAACAAAGACGGGAAAGCCGACATTTTTGAAACAGTCTACGCCTGGCCACTATCAGGCCATTACCATGAATATAGCTTCGGGCCTAAAATTGCGCCCGATGGCCAGTTTTTCGTAACGGGAAACGTAGCCTTTGGTGATGAAGAATGGTGGCGGGGCGAAAGCCGCGTTCCCTGGCGGGGCTGGACCATGAAAATCAGTGAAAATGGCACCATGCAACCCTGGGCCACGGGCATGCGCTCTCCCTGCGGACTGGGCATTTTTGACGGTGAGCTGTTCTATGCCGATAACCAGGGCGACTGGATGGGCTCGGGAGGTGTTGTGCATGTGAAGAAAGGGGCCTTTGTCGGCCACCCTGCCGGTTTACGCTGGTCGAGCATGGCTAATTCGCCCGTTAAGCTAACTACTGAGCAATTCGATGCCAAGATCGACGAACGCAAACGCCGGGACGAAAACGGTCGGGCCATCAAACCCGAAAACGTGGTGAATGAAACGCCGAATCTGCTCTATCAGATGAAAGAGAAATTCCCCAGTGCCGACATCCAGACCCCTGCGGTTTGGCTGCCTCATGGTATTCTGGGTATCTCAAACTCCGAAATTCTGGAAATTCCGCAGGGTACATTCGGCCCCTTTTCGGGTCAGTTGCTGGTGGGCGATCAGGGCATGAGTAAAATCTCGCGGATATTCATGGAAAAGGTCAATGGCGAATACCAGGGCGGTGCTATCGAGTTTCGGAACGGGTTCCGGTCGGGCGTGTTACGAATGGCCTTTGCCAAAGACGGTTCCCTGTTTGTAGGCGAAACCAACCGGGGCTGGGGATCGGCTGGGGATGCCAACGAAGGTTTACAACGGCTGGTCTGGAATGGTGCTATCCCGTTTGAGATGCGTACCGTAAAAGCCATGCCCGATGGGTTTGAAGTCGAATTTACGAAGCCCGTCGACCGGAAAACAGCCGAAGACCTGGCCTCTTACCGGGTCGAAAGCTTTCTGTACAAATATCACCCGGTTTATGGTAGTCCAACCATCAACAAAGAGGCTTTACCTATCAAAGGGGTAAAAGTATCGGCCGATGGTCTGAAAGCCCGACTCATCGTTGGCGATCTGCGTCGGTATTATATCCACCAGTTGACCCTCGATGGCGTTCGTGGAGCCGAAGGGTCTTACTCACTGGTTCACCCTATTGCGTATTATACACTCAACAACATCCCAGACGGTGAAAAGCTGGCGATGAGCGAAGTAAGTACGAAAAATTCGGCAGCAGCACCCGCAACAGCTCCAGCCCCTGCGCCCGCTACTACCACTCCGGCAGCCGGCAAAAAGGCGCCCGCTAAAGCAACTACCGGCGGCAAACCCAAGTTGGTAGAAGGTCAGGCCGTGACGATGGCGAAAGCTCCTACCTACGAAGAAGTAAAAGGGTTGCTCACGCGGCATACCTGTGTTGCCTGCCATCAGGCCAATAAGCGTCAGGTAGGTCCGGCTTTTGCCGATGTTGCCAAACGCAAATACACCAACGACCAGATTGTGGAGTTGATCTATAATCCGAAGCCTCACAACTGGCCCGACTATGCGACCGAAATGCCACCCATGCCGCAGGTGCCTAAAGCCGACGCGCTGAAAATTGCAGCCTGGATCAACTCCCTTGCTCCTGCGGCTGGCAGTACATCGGCCGGAGAGCCTAAGCCTTAA